The following are encoded together in the Acetobacter vaccinii genome:
- the dnaN gene encoding DNA polymerase III subunit beta encodes MKFSAERATLLKALAHIQSVAEKRNTIPILANVLIQANGQQLSLKATDMEIEVVEQVPATIMREGSSTAPAAVLYEIVRKLPDGVAVELDQADSDGPLHLRAGRYTTRLNVLPVDDFPSMGTGEFPHTFQVQSSVLRALIDRTRFAISTEETRYYLNGIYLHVTDVDGEAKLRAVATDGHRLARMETDMPEGAAQMPGVIIPRKTINELRKLVDEAPEEVAVALSETRIQFTAGPITLTSKLIDGTFPEYERVIPRGNTRVLRVGKKEFSNAVARVAAISQERSRPVKLALEPGLLTLSASSAEQGVAKEELDDSTVSYDSEALEIGFQARYLNDITDQVENEAEFIFADSASPTIVRDVSTPSALYVLMPMRV; translated from the coding sequence ATGAAGTTTTCGGCCGAGCGTGCGACGTTGCTCAAGGCGTTGGCTCATATCCAGAGTGTCGCAGAAAAGCGCAATACCATCCCCATTCTCGCCAATGTGCTTATTCAGGCCAATGGCCAGCAGCTCAGCCTTAAAGCCACGGATATGGAAATTGAGGTGGTGGAGCAGGTGCCCGCCACCATCATGCGTGAAGGCTCCAGCACAGCCCCGGCAGCAGTGCTGTATGAAATCGTGCGCAAGCTACCCGATGGTGTTGCTGTGGAGCTGGATCAGGCCGATAGCGACGGCCCCCTCCACCTGCGGGCTGGCCGCTACACCACACGGCTGAACGTGCTGCCGGTTGACGACTTTCCGTCCATGGGCACAGGGGAATTCCCTCATACGTTCCAGGTTCAGTCCTCCGTACTGCGTGCCCTCATTGACAGGACCCGCTTTGCTATTTCCACCGAAGAAACACGCTACTACCTGAACGGCATCTACCTGCACGTTACAGACGTAGACGGTGAAGCCAAGCTGCGTGCTGTTGCCACCGATGGCCACAGACTGGCCCGGATGGAAACGGACATGCCCGAAGGGGCTGCCCAGATGCCCGGCGTTATTATTCCGCGCAAAACCATCAACGAACTGCGCAAGCTGGTTGATGAGGCTCCGGAAGAAGTGGCCGTGGCCCTGTCTGAAACCCGTATCCAGTTTACCGCAGGCCCCATTACCCTGACATCCAAACTGATTGACGGGACTTTCCCTGAGTATGAACGCGTTATCCCGCGTGGCAACACACGGGTGCTACGGGTTGGCAAAAAAGAGTTTTCCAACGCCGTCGCCCGCGTTGCCGCCATCAGTCAGGAACGCTCACGCCCGGTCAAACTGGCTCTTGAGCCCGGCCTGCTGACACTGTCCGCCAGCAGTGCTGAGCAGGGTGTTGCGAAAGAAGAGCTGGATGACAGCACGGTATCTTATGATTCCGAAGCGCTGGAAATCGGCTTTCAGGCTCGTTACCTGAACGACATTACCGATCAGGTTGAGAACGAAGCCGAGTTTATTTTTGCTGACAGCGCATCCCCCACCATTGTGCGTGATGTCAGCACCCCCTCAGCACTCTATGTGCTGATGCCCATGCGCGTGTGA
- the coaBC gene encoding bifunctional phosphopantothenoylcysteine decarboxylase/phosphopantothenate--cysteine ligase CoaBC, whose amino-acid sequence MVAYSSSRTVLLIVSGSIAAYKAPEVVRQLQTAGMKVRCVLTQGGARFVTPFTLQALTVAPVATDLFSLTEEHEMGHIALSRWADLVLVCPASANLLARMAHGLAEDLASAILLATSAPVMVAPAMNVRMWEHMATRQNMDTLAARGVMILPPACGPMACGEFGPGRLPEPTDVCGAVQAFFRARSQQDGPLAGIKVLITAGPTHEPLDPVRYLANRSSGKQGYAIADSFADMGAAVTLVSGPVSLPAPAGVTVVGCETAQQMHEAVLAALPCDVAVCAAAVADWRPETQVTQKIKKTGPNDSPPPLMLVPNPDILAELSAPTALRPKLVIGFAAETQTVLTHARDKFHRKGCDWLVANDVSPGTGVMGGADNKVFLLSRNGTEEWPLMGKDEVARRLVQRVVDWRAGGVEERYDSEDGSS is encoded by the coding sequence ATGGTGGCGTATTCTTCTTCCCGCACGGTGCTGCTCATTGTCAGTGGCAGTATCGCTGCTTACAAGGCACCGGAAGTTGTCCGGCAGCTTCAGACTGCGGGTATGAAGGTACGCTGCGTGCTGACCCAGGGCGGGGCCAGGTTTGTGACCCCGTTTACGTTGCAGGCTCTGACAGTCGCGCCGGTTGCAACGGATCTTTTCTCACTCACGGAAGAGCACGAGATGGGGCACATCGCCCTGTCCCGCTGGGCAGATCTGGTGCTGGTCTGCCCAGCCTCCGCCAACCTTCTGGCGCGCATGGCGCATGGGCTGGCGGAGGATCTGGCCAGTGCAATCCTGCTGGCGACGAGTGCCCCGGTTATGGTTGCGCCTGCCATGAATGTCCGCATGTGGGAGCACATGGCAACACGGCAGAATATGGACACGCTTGCGGCCAGAGGGGTGATGATTTTGCCGCCCGCATGTGGCCCCATGGCCTGCGGTGAATTTGGTCCAGGCCGCCTGCCCGAACCCACAGATGTATGTGGTGCCGTGCAGGCGTTTTTTCGTGCCCGGAGCCAGCAGGACGGTCCATTGGCAGGTATCAAGGTTCTGATCACAGCCGGTCCAACACATGAGCCGCTGGATCCGGTGCGTTATCTGGCCAATCGCTCATCCGGCAAGCAGGGCTATGCGATTGCAGATTCTTTTGCCGATATGGGAGCTGCCGTTACGCTTGTCAGCGGACCCGTGTCTCTTCCCGCTCCGGCTGGGGTGACAGTTGTCGGGTGTGAGACGGCCCAGCAGATGCATGAGGCCGTTTTGGCAGCCCTGCCCTGCGATGTTGCAGTATGCGCCGCAGCCGTGGCGGACTGGCGGCCAGAGACCCAGGTGACGCAAAAGATCAAAAAAACCGGACCGAATGATAGCCCTCCACCTTTAATGCTCGTCCCTAACCCGGATATTTTGGCGGAACTTTCGGCCCCTACAGCCTTGCGCCCCAAGCTTGTTATCGGGTTTGCAGCGGAAACACAGACCGTGCTGACCCATGCTCGGGACAAGTTCCACCGTAAGGGCTGTGACTGGCTTGTTGCCAATGATGTCAGCCCCGGTACGGGGGTAATGGGGGGCGCCGATAATAAGGTGTTTCTGCTCAGCCGTAATGGCACGGAAGAATGGCCCCTGATGGGCAAGGACGAGGTGGCCCGTCGTCTGGTCCAACGTGTGGTGGATTGGCGTGCCGGTGGTGTTGAAGAACGATATGATTCCGAGGATGGAAGCTCCTGA
- the recF gene encoding DNA replication/repair protein RecF (All proteins in this family for which functions are known are DNA-binding proteins that assist the filamentation of RecA onto DNA for the initiation of recombination or recombinational repair.) — MSRLLKLSLSRFRNYTQLSWKPDAPLLVLTGENGCGKTNLLEAVSLLAPGRGLRAAPLPQLGQSGSLEWAVSARIESLDEQLEIGTGTQQDGQGTRRVSLCNGKRLRGQSAWSQALSAVWITPQMDRLFSDGAAGRRRFLDRLVMAVSPQHTSELAAYDKAMTQRNRLLQTRFSERTWIEGLEHSMARHAVAVAAARNETVDHLNSHTRHALDAFSAMRLDIDCAIGNRLHTTPALAVEDWLREQLQALRPQDRQKGRASLGIHRADCTLTDLRSGNPASMASTGQQKALLVGLVLAHARVVTAYRGAPPVLLLDEPLVHLDATRRASLLQSLQAFDSTVMLTGTDSAPFAPLAGVAKFISVRQGAFMP; from the coding sequence ATGTCACGCTTGCTAAAGCTGAGTCTGTCGCGGTTTCGCAACTACACTCAGCTCTCATGGAAACCGGATGCTCCGTTACTGGTCCTAACCGGTGAAAACGGATGCGGCAAAACCAACCTGCTGGAAGCCGTTTCCCTGCTGGCCCCTGGTCGCGGCCTGCGGGCTGCGCCGCTGCCGCAGCTTGGACAGTCCGGCAGTCTGGAATGGGCCGTTTCCGCCCGGATAGAAAGCCTTGATGAGCAACTGGAAATAGGCACCGGCACCCAACAGGACGGGCAGGGGACGCGCCGAGTTTCCTTGTGCAATGGCAAGCGCCTTCGTGGGCAGTCCGCCTGGAGCCAGGCTCTGTCAGCGGTCTGGATAACCCCCCAAATGGACCGCCTTTTCAGTGATGGCGCAGCAGGCCGACGCCGCTTTCTCGACCGGCTTGTCATGGCGGTTTCCCCCCAGCATACGTCGGAACTGGCTGCGTATGACAAAGCCATGACCCAGCGCAACCGGCTACTTCAGACCCGTTTTTCCGAACGAACATGGATCGAAGGGTTGGAACACTCCATGGCCCGCCATGCCGTGGCCGTGGCTGCTGCCCGCAACGAAACCGTAGATCACCTCAACAGCCATACCCGCCATGCGCTGGATGCTTTTTCCGCCATGCGGCTGGATATAGACTGCGCTATTGGCAACCGCCTGCATACAACGCCAGCCCTAGCTGTGGAGGACTGGCTGCGTGAGCAGTTACAAGCACTTCGCCCACAGGACAGGCAAAAAGGCCGCGCCAGTCTGGGCATCCATCGCGCCGATTGCACCCTGACAGACCTGCGCTCCGGCAATCCGGCCTCCATGGCCAGCACCGGGCAGCAGAAAGCCCTGCTGGTCGGGCTTGTGCTGGCTCATGCCAGGGTTGTCACAGCGTATCGGGGGGCACCACCGGTGCTGCTGCTTGACGAACCCCTGGTTCATCTGGACGCAACCCGCAGGGCATCCCTCCTTCAAAGCCTGCAAGCCTTTGACAGCACTGTCATGCTGACAGGCACTGACTCAGCTCCTTTTGCTCCTCTTGCTGGCGTGGCCAAGTTCATTAGCGTGCGGCAAGGCGCTTTTATGCCCTGA
- the gyrB gene encoding DNA topoisomerase (ATP-hydrolyzing) subunit B: MTEVSQPTPSAVVDEYDAASISVLKGLDAVRKRPGMYIGDTDDGSGLHHMAFEIIDNAVDEAQAGFATRCIVTLNADGSVTVRDNGRGIPTDMHAEEGVSAAEVVLTRLHAGGKFNQNSYKVSGGLHGVGAAVVNALSEWMYVRIWRNGQEHSIRFAHGDRVDPLQLLGPSTEESGTEVTFLPSGATFPRTVFDFAILERRLRELAFLNSGLEIILRDARVTPTREEIFHYEGGLEAFVTWLDRSRTALITPPMTGSLENPENGIKVEFALSWNDSFHETMLCFTNNIPQRDGGAHLAGFRQALTRIVSRYAESIAKKDAQSLQGEDMREGLTAVLSVKVPDPKFSSQTKDKLVSSEVQPVVHAAAADIIGHWFETHPKEAKTVIAKVLDAASAREAAKKARELTRRKGVLDISSLPGKLADCQARDPAQAELFIVEGDSAGGTAKQGRDRRFQAILPLKGKILNVERARFDRMLGSAEIGTLITALGTGIGRGEADQGGFSIDKLRYHRIVIMTDADVDGSHIRTLLLTFFFRQMPELIERGYLYIAQPPLYRAKRGNEETYLKDDAALEKYLLDKALAKVSFVYSNGRTIAGDDIDAEIPFIRQAYQVIARIAGRIPLWIIEQAALSGVLTPDVDRLQALAPDFQNRLDAASSQTERGWKVEAGDNGLELARNVRGVGERYSLDPATLAGADARWLNSQNERLQNDYGTGMVLKSETSETTLSGPADLFTRLLTQGRRGLAINRFKGLGEMNDAQLWETTLDPAMRTLLQVKVGDSEEAGDVFTTLMGDVVEPRRDFIVGNALKVANLDV, from the coding sequence ATGACTGAAGTCTCTCAGCCCACGCCATCAGCGGTCGTTGACGAGTATGACGCCGCGTCGATCTCTGTGCTGAAGGGGCTTGATGCTGTCCGCAAGCGGCCGGGCATGTACATCGGCGACACGGACGATGGCTCAGGCCTGCACCACATGGCATTTGAAATTATTGATAATGCCGTGGACGAAGCGCAGGCTGGCTTTGCCACACGCTGTATTGTCACCCTCAATGCCGATGGCAGCGTGACTGTCCGTGACAATGGCCGTGGCATCCCGACCGATATGCATGCCGAGGAAGGCGTGAGTGCTGCTGAAGTCGTGCTGACGCGCCTGCACGCGGGCGGCAAGTTTAACCAGAACTCCTACAAGGTATCCGGCGGCCTGCACGGCGTGGGTGCTGCCGTTGTGAATGCCCTGTCGGAATGGATGTATGTCCGCATCTGGCGCAACGGGCAGGAACACAGCATCCGCTTTGCCCATGGTGACAGGGTTGACCCGCTGCAACTGCTTGGCCCCTCCACCGAGGAAAGCGGGACAGAAGTCACCTTTCTGCCCAGTGGCGCGACATTCCCCAGAACAGTTTTTGATTTCGCCATTCTGGAGCGTCGCCTGCGGGAGCTGGCATTCCTGAACTCGGGTCTGGAAATCATTCTGCGTGATGCCCGCGTCACTCCAACCCGTGAAGAAATTTTCCATTACGAAGGTGGGCTTGAAGCCTTTGTCACCTGGCTGGACCGCTCACGCACAGCCCTGATTACCCCGCCCATGACCGGTAGCCTTGAAAACCCCGAAAACGGTATCAAGGTCGAGTTTGCTCTCAGCTGGAACGACAGCTTCCACGAGACCATGCTCTGCTTCACCAACAATATCCCCCAAAGGGATGGTGGGGCCCATCTGGCAGGGTTCCGGCAGGCTTTGACCCGTATTGTCAGCCGCTATGCTGAAAGCATCGCCAAGAAAGATGCCCAGTCCCTGCAAGGGGAAGACATGCGCGAAGGGCTGACGGCTGTCCTGTCCGTCAAAGTCCCTGACCCCAAGTTCTCGTCCCAGACCAAGGACAAGCTGGTCTCCTCCGAAGTGCAGCCTGTGGTGCATGCCGCTGCGGCTGACATTATTGGCCACTGGTTTGAAACACACCCCAAGGAAGCCAAAACCGTTATCGCCAAGGTTTTGGATGCTGCCTCGGCCCGTGAAGCCGCAAAGAAAGCGCGGGAACTGACACGCCGGAAAGGCGTGCTCGACATTTCCTCACTCCCCGGCAAGCTGGCTGACTGTCAGGCGCGTGACCCGGCCCAGGCGGAACTGTTCATTGTGGAGGGTGACTCCGCAGGTGGTACAGCCAAGCAGGGAAGGGACCGTCGTTTTCAAGCAATCCTGCCTCTGAAAGGCAAGATCCTCAATGTTGAGCGCGCCCGGTTTGACCGCATGCTGGGGTCGGCTGAAATCGGCACACTCATTACCGCACTGGGTACAGGCATTGGCCGGGGCGAGGCCGATCAGGGCGGTTTTTCCATAGACAAGCTCCGCTACCACCGCATTGTCATCATGACTGATGCTGACGTTGATGGCTCGCATATCCGCACACTGCTGCTGACATTCTTCTTCCGTCAGATGCCAGAGTTGATTGAGCGTGGTTACCTGTATATTGCGCAGCCTCCTCTGTACCGCGCCAAACGCGGCAATGAGGAAACCTACCTGAAGGATGATGCCGCGCTGGAGAAGTATCTTCTGGATAAAGCGCTGGCCAAGGTTTCTTTCGTCTATTCCAACGGCCGCACAATAGCGGGTGATGACATTGATGCAGAAATCCCTTTCATCCGTCAGGCGTATCAGGTCATTGCCAGGATTGCAGGGCGTATTCCCTTGTGGATTATCGAGCAGGCAGCCCTTAGCGGTGTTCTGACACCCGACGTAGACCGCCTGCAGGCTTTGGCCCCCGATTTCCAGAACCGCCTGGATGCTGCATCCTCCCAGACTGAGCGTGGGTGGAAGGTTGAGGCCGGAGACAATGGCCTTGAACTGGCCCGTAATGTGCGCGGTGTTGGTGAACGATACAGCCTTGACCCAGCAACCCTTGCTGGAGCAGATGCACGCTGGCTGAACAGCCAGAATGAACGTCTGCAAAACGACTATGGCACAGGCATGGTCCTGAAGTCTGAAACCAGCGAAACCACCCTGTCTGGCCCGGCCGACCTGTTTACACGCCTGCTGACACAGGGCCGCAGAGGCCTTGCCATCAACCGCTTTAAAGGTCTGGGCGAAATGAATGACGCCCAGTTGTGGGAGACCACCCTAGACCCAGCCATGCGGACACTGCTGCAGGTCAAGGTTGGGGACAGTGAAGAAGCGGGAGACGTGTTCACGACACTGATGGGTGATGTCGTGGAGCCCCGTCGGGACTTTATCGTGGGCAACGCACTGAAGGTTGCTAACCTGGACGTCTAA
- the rpsT gene encoding 30S ribosomal protein S20 encodes MANIASARKRIRQTAKRTARNTARKSRMRTFIKKVETAIAAGDHDGAREALRVAQPEIQRAATKGVVHHNTVARKISRLSARIKALAAA; translated from the coding sequence ATGGCGAATATCGCTTCGGCGCGTAAGCGCATCCGGCAGACCGCGAAGCGGACTGCCCGTAACACGGCCCGTAAATCCCGCATGCGTACCTTCATCAAGAAGGTCGAGACTGCCATTGCTGCTGGCGACCACGACGGCGCCCGTGAAGCCCTGCGCGTTGCGCAGCCGGAAATCCAGCGTGCAGCCACCAAGGGCGTTGTGCACCACAACACCGTGGCCCGTAAGATTTCCCGCCTGTCCGCCCGCATCAAGGCGCTGGCTGCAGCCTGA
- the mutM gene encoding bifunctional DNA-formamidopyrimidine glycosylase/DNA-(apurinic or apyrimidinic site) lyase, translated as MPELPEVETVMQGMRNALQNHTITHVIVRRHDLRWQIPADFSQQVSGRRVEGFRRRGKYILIQLSDGLSILLHLGMSGRIVLDSPVTHHPHEHVLFVMDDGRRHGYVDPRRFGMLSLLPTESEESSPFLASMGPEPLSSAFTQHTLLAACNGRRSPIKTTLLDQKVVAGLGNIYVSEALYRAGIDPRQPASDITTPQSKALVRSIHAVLEEAIAAGGSSLRDYVQPEGELGYFQHAWQVYGRKGQPCPKCPGPPDCDGVEQITQAGRSTFFCPKWQKKRRKSPHSPEHA; from the coding sequence ATGCCGGAACTCCCTGAAGTAGAAACCGTGATGCAAGGCATGCGCAATGCCCTGCAAAACCACACCATCACGCATGTCATTGTCCGCAGACATGACCTGCGATGGCAGATTCCCGCCGATTTTTCCCAACAGGTCAGTGGCCGCCGGGTGGAAGGCTTTCGCCGCAGGGGAAAGTACATTCTCATCCAACTGTCCGATGGGCTGTCCATTCTGCTGCATCTGGGCATGTCGGGGCGGATCGTTCTCGATTCTCCGGTGACACATCATCCTCATGAGCATGTCCTCTTTGTCATGGACGATGGGCGACGCCACGGTTACGTGGACCCCCGCCGTTTTGGCATGCTGTCTCTGCTCCCCACTGAGAGCGAGGAGAGCAGTCCATTCCTGGCCAGCATGGGCCCAGAACCTCTTTCTTCCGCCTTTACGCAACATACCCTGCTGGCAGCCTGCAACGGTCGCCGATCCCCCATCAAGACCACACTTCTGGACCAGAAAGTGGTCGCCGGGCTGGGCAACATCTATGTCTCCGAGGCCTTGTACCGGGCAGGCATTGACCCCCGGCAGCCAGCCTCCGACATCACCACACCGCAAAGCAAAGCGCTGGTCCGGTCTATCCATGCCGTGCTGGAAGAAGCCATTGCAGCCGGGGGCTCCAGCCTGCGTGATTATGTGCAACCTGAAGGGGAGTTGGGGTATTTCCAGCACGCATGGCAGGTCTACGGTCGCAAGGGGCAACCCTGCCCAAAATGCCCCGGCCCGCCCGACTGTGATGGTGTCGAACAGATAACCCAGGCCGGACGCTCAACTTTTTTCTGCCCGAAATGGCAGAAAAAGCGACGAAAAAGCCCCCATTCTCCCGAACATGCTTGA
- a CDS encoding class I SAM-dependent methyltransferase, which produces MTDNSFAPSPVSSVNPADETDFGFRSVPKEDKKNLVRAVFDSVASKYDVMNDVMSLGIHRVWKRIFVTELGPQPGLSLLDLAGGTGDITFGWLKGGGGPTIMTDINASMLSVGRDRAINQGLVSDLSFCVVDAEAIPLRDMSVDRVSIAFGLRNCTDKLAVIREARRVLRPGGRFLCLEFSKVQVAALAPIYDTWSFKVLPTMGGLIAKDRESYQYLAESIRMFPDQETLADMFRQAGLSHVKYQSLSGGIAAIHSGWRL; this is translated from the coding sequence ATGACCGACAACAGCTTTGCGCCCTCGCCCGTTTCATCCGTGAACCCTGCGGACGAAACTGATTTTGGCTTCCGTTCCGTGCCGAAGGAAGACAAGAAAAATCTCGTCCGTGCTGTGTTTGACAGCGTGGCCTCCAAGTATGACGTGATGAATGATGTCATGTCCCTTGGTATTCACCGTGTCTGGAAGCGGATCTTCGTGACCGAACTGGGGCCGCAGCCTGGCCTTAGCCTGCTGGACCTCGCCGGTGGTACGGGGGATATTACTTTCGGTTGGCTCAAGGGCGGTGGTGGCCCTACGATTATGACCGACATCAACGCCAGCATGCTGAGTGTTGGCCGCGATAGGGCCATCAATCAGGGGCTTGTGTCTGATTTGTCCTTTTGCGTTGTGGACGCGGAGGCAATTCCCCTGCGGGATATGTCGGTGGACCGTGTGTCCATCGCTTTTGGCCTGCGGAACTGCACTGACAAACTGGCTGTCATTCGGGAGGCACGGCGGGTGCTTCGGCCGGGTGGGCGTTTTCTGTGCCTTGAGTTCTCCAAGGTGCAGGTGGCAGCACTGGCACCGATTTATGATACCTGGTCCTTCAAGGTGCTGCCGACCATGGGCGGCCTGATCGCCAAGGACCGGGAAAGCTATCAGTATCTGGCCGAAAGCATCCGTATGTTCCCGGACCAGGAAACTCTAGCCGACATGTTCCGGCAGGCCGGGCTTTCTCATGTCAAATACCAGTCTCTGTCTGGGGGCATTGCGGCCATTCACTCCGGCTGGCGCCTCTAA
- the dnaA gene encoding chromosomal replication initiator protein DnaA yields MTIGVDDDESAFSGLENDRELEKSWLRICARLKDEVGEVEYRTWLTKIALGPIDGDEITLLLPTRFLRDWVRSQYGDRLSELWHQENQTLRRVELQVARPGDPAPVPLREDGPARAAATPFQDDTPPPRPTPSIPDSRSDLVTALDTRFTFDTFVVGKPNEFAYACARRVAEKPSSAGFNPLFLYGGVGLGKTHLMHAIGAELIKTGQVSVAYMSAEKFMYRFIAAIRSQSTIEFKEQLRSVDVLMIDDLQFLIGKDNTQEEFFHTFNALVDAGRQIIVSADKSPSDLSGLEDRLRTRLGCGMVADIHATTFELRISILEAKAQASGVVVPTKVMEFLAHKITSNVRELEGALNRLIAHANLFGRPVTLEATQEVLHDILKAHDRRVTIEEIQKKVAEHWNIRLTDMSSARRARNVARPRQVAMYLAKQLTSRSLPEIGRKFGNRDHTTVMHAVSRVSELMERDAAFAEDVELLRRMLES; encoded by the coding sequence ATGACAATCGGGGTGGACGATGACGAAAGCGCCTTTTCCGGGCTGGAAAACGACAGGGAGCTTGAGAAATCGTGGCTGCGGATCTGTGCCCGCCTGAAGGACGAGGTGGGTGAGGTTGAATACCGCACATGGCTGACCAAAATAGCGCTCGGCCCCATTGATGGGGATGAAATTACCCTGCTGCTGCCCACCCGCTTCCTGCGTGACTGGGTGCGTAGCCAGTACGGCGACAGGCTGAGCGAACTCTGGCACCAGGAAAACCAGACCCTACGGCGTGTTGAACTCCAGGTTGCCCGCCCCGGCGACCCGGCCCCCGTGCCTTTGCGCGAGGATGGGCCCGCACGTGCCGCAGCCACACCCTTTCAGGACGATACGCCTCCCCCCCGGCCAACGCCGTCCATACCAGACAGCCGGAGCGATCTGGTCACTGCGCTGGATACCCGCTTTACCTTCGACACCTTCGTCGTGGGTAAACCTAATGAATTCGCCTACGCCTGCGCCCGCCGCGTGGCTGAAAAGCCATCCAGCGCAGGCTTTAACCCGCTGTTTCTTTATGGTGGGGTCGGGCTGGGTAAAACGCATCTGATGCATGCCATCGGTGCCGAACTGATCAAAACGGGGCAGGTCTCTGTCGCCTATATGTCGGCCGAGAAGTTCATGTACCGCTTCATCGCGGCCATTCGGTCCCAGTCCACCATCGAGTTCAAGGAGCAACTGCGCTCCGTCGATGTGCTGATGATTGATGACCTCCAGTTCCTGATCGGCAAAGACAACACGCAGGAAGAGTTCTTCCACACATTCAATGCGCTGGTGGACGCGGGTCGCCAGATCATTGTATCGGCCGACAAATCCCCATCGGACCTGTCAGGGCTGGAAGATCGCCTACGGACCAGGCTTGGCTGCGGTATGGTGGCAGACATCCATGCCACCACGTTTGAACTGCGCATTTCCATCCTTGAAGCCAAGGCCCAGGCCTCGGGCGTTGTCGTGCCGACAAAGGTGATGGAATTTCTAGCGCATAAGATCACCTCAAACGTCCGAGAACTGGAAGGCGCGCTGAACCGCCTGATCGCCCATGCCAACCTCTTTGGCCGCCCGGTCACGCTGGAAGCCACGCAGGAAGTCCTGCACGACATCCTGAAGGCTCACGATAGACGCGTCACCATTGAGGAAATCCAGAAAAAAGTGGCAGAGCACTGGAATATCCGCCTGACGGATATGTCCTCCGCCCGCCGGGCCCGCAATGTTGCGCGACCACGGCAGGTTGCCATGTATCTTGCCAAGCAGCTGACCAGCCGTTCACTTCCTGAAATTGGCCGCAAGTTCGGCAACCGCGACCATACCACCGTCATGCATGCTGTCAGTCGTGTCAGTGAGCTGATGGAGCGCGATGCCGCTTTTGCGGAAGATGTGGAACTGCTGCGCCGCATGCTGGAAAGCTGA